The following proteins are co-located in the Halarcobacter sp. genome:
- a CDS encoding shikimate kinase, translating into MGVGKGTIARALVKATDYFAIDTDDLIESVENKKIKKIFKEEGEPYFRSLEKKCALWLEKNVDNTIISTGGGFFRQENIHSIGKVIYLESSFEGILNRIHSSPNAKVKLKKRPLLSNLEEAKTIYEQRIEDYEKVADITVDVENRDIDDIIKDILGNIQ; encoded by the coding sequence ATGGGTGTTGGAAAAGGTACAATAGCTAGAGCTTTAGTTAAAGCAACAGATTATTTTGCAATAGATACTGATGATTTAATTGAAAGTGTTGAAAATAAAAAAATTAAAAAGATTTTTAAAGAAGAGGGTGAACCTTATTTTAGAAGTTTAGAAAAAAAATGTGCTTTATGGCTTGAAAAAAATGTAGATAATACTATTATTTCTACAGGTGGAGGTTTCTTTAGACAAGAAAATATCCACAGTATAGGAAAAGTGATATATTTAGAATCAAGTTTTGAGGGCATATTAAATAGAATACACTCTTCACCAAATGCAAAAGTAAAATTAAAAAAAAGACCTCTTTTATCAAATTTAGAAGAAGCAAAAACTATATATGAACAAAGAATTGAAGATTATGAAAAAGTAGCTGATATTACAGTAGATGTAGAAAATAGAGATATAGATGATATTATAAAAGATATATTAGGAAATATACAATGA